From Pyrenophora tritici-repentis strain M4 chromosome 1, whole genome shotgun sequence, the proteins below share one genomic window:
- a CDS encoding AdhP, Zn-dependent alcohol dehydrogenase, translating into MTVKSCYINQLSTSIAITSTIPRLNNKTYIVNMPQIPTEQWAQVIEKTGGPVEYKKIPVQKPGPDEVLVNIKYSGVCHTDLHAVNGDWPLATKLPLVGGHEGAGVVVARGELVNDVEIGDYAGVKWLNGSCLACDFCQQADEPLCPKPLLSGYTVDGTFQQYCIAKAAHVARIPKECDLAAIAPVLCAGITVYKGLKESGVKPGQWAAIVGAGGGLGSLACQYAKAMGVRTIAIDTGDEKRKMCTQDLGAEAFVDFSTSKNLVADVQKATPDGLGPHVVILVAVNEKPFQQAAEYVRPRGTVICIGLPAGAYLRAPVFETVIKMIRIQGSYVGNRKDSSEAIEFFRRGLIKAPYKIVGLSELQMVYDKMHQGAIVGRYVLDTSK; encoded by the exons ATGACGGTGAAATCGTGCTACATCAACCAGCTCTCCACTTCTATTGCCATCACTTCTACCATTCCCCGACTTAACAACAAGACATACATCGTCAACATGCCACAGATCCCAACAGAACAATGGGCGCAAGTCATCGAGAAGACCGGCGGTCCCGTTGAGTACAAGAAGATTCCCGTCCAGAAGCCCGGTCCCGATGAGGTTCTCGTCAACATCAAATACTCTGGTGTATGCCACACTGATCTACACGCTGTCAACGGCGATTGGCCTCTG GCTACGAAGCTACCTCTCGTCGGTGGCCACGAAGGTGCTGGTGTTGTAGTTGCACGAGGAGAGCTTGTCAACGACGTTGAGATTGGAGACTATGCAG GCGTCAAGTGGCTCAACGGTTCATGCTTGGCCTGCGACTTCTGCCAGCAAGCGGATGAGCCCCTGTGCCCGAAGCCTCTTCTCTCTGGATACACTGTCGATGGTACCTTCCAGCAATACTGCATCGCCAAAGCCGCCCATGTAGCACGTATCCCCAAGGAATGCGACCTTGCTGCTATTGCTCCTGTCCTCTGCGCTGGTATCACTGTCTACAAGGGCCTCAAAGAGTCCGGCGTCAAGCCTGGACAGTGGGCTGCTATCGTTGGTGCCGGAGGCGGTCTAGGTTCTCTTGCTTGCCAGTACGCAAAGGCTATGGGTGTACGAACCATCGCTATCGACACCGGTGATGAGAAGAGGAAGATGTGCACCCAGGACCTTGGTGCCGAGGCTTTCGTCGACTTCTCCACATCAAAGAACCTCGTTGCAGACGTACAGAAGGCAACACCCGATGGCCTTGGCCCGCATGTCGTCATCCTTGTCGCTGTCAACGAGAAGCCGTTCCAGCAAGCTGCTGAGTACGTCCGACCCCGTGGTACCGTCATCTGCATTGGTCTTCCAGCTGGTGCCTACCTGAGGGCGCCCGTTTTCGAGACCGTCATCAAGATGATCAGGATCCAGGGTTCGTATGTCGGTAACCGCAAGGACAGTTCAGAGGCCATCGAGTTCTTCCGTCGTGGCTTGATCAAGGCTCCGTACAAGATCGTTGGTCTATCCGAATTGCAGATGGTCTACGACAAGATGCACCAGGGCGCCATTGTTGGACGCTACGTCTTGGACACATCGAAGTAA
- a CDS encoding WD40 repeat protein produces the protein MAVEQQSATRPPALPTCILRGHASQIHCVQFVRQNSCLLTGDADGYVVYWDLSTSRALEAWKAHDGPILGVAQWGHGRMITHGRDNTLRIWQLHPGPSGLTERVPLPSDLQHQDGRTKPWLLHAFPVNTLNFCAFSVCYQHPSAHLAARDDGILVAVPGRDDTTIEVYQFPDERLKILIPRVQVTATGMAMAVKLVRHSHSQDILLLAGYEGGVTAVFRLPGNCTGPGIESAELVYLSQPHSQPILSLDASSDGSSYFTSSADAVIAKHLVPMLPKISKGQDSLDSRQNTGSDPPLIPQALPSFLSEQDAVNSSLSTASQDTGMQYETHEEDLSAHFAKHSINKARKEDSKPSGLSSMLSSDQQSRAKSTMPCQPITVQAPYKIVNTKHAGQQSLRVRSDGRLIVTGGWDARIRIYSSKTLKEVAVLKWHKQGVYAVAFSQILTEEDFRKQDYVRVFGGQAEPRETQVKLKHWVAAGAKDGKISLWEMY, from the exons ATGGCCGTCGAGCAACAGTCTGCCACTCGGCCACCGGCCTTGCCTACTTGCATTCTGCGTGGCCATGCCTCACAGATACACTGCGTTCAATTCGTGCGCCAGAACAGCTGCTTATTGACGGGTGATGCAGACGGCTATGTTGTATACTGGGACCTCAGTACCTCGCGAGCACTCGAGGCGTGGAAAGCCCATGATGGCCCCATTCTAGGCGTGGCTCAATGGGGTCACGGGAGGATGATAAC TCACGGCCGGGATAACACTCTGAGAATATGGCAACTACATCCGGGGCCATCTGGACTTACTGAGCGTGTACCCTTGCCCTCGGATCTACAACATCAGGACGGCAGAACGAAGCCATGGCTATTACATGCCTTTCCTGTCAACACTTTGAACTTCTGTGCCTTCTCCGTATGCTACCAACACCCCAGTGCACATCTTGCAGCGCGAGATGACGGGATCCTAGTAGCCGTCCCAGGCAGAGACGACACAACGATAGAAGTATATCAATTCCCTGACGAGCGGCTCAAGATCCTCATTCCTCGAGTGCAAGTTACAGCCACAG GAATGGCCATGGCTGTAAAGCTCGTCCGCCATTCACATTCACAGGATATTCTACTTCTCGCCGGGTACGAAGGTGGCGTCACAGCCGTTTTCAGACTTCCAGGAAATTGTACTGGCCCTGGTATAGAGAGTGCCGAGCTCGTATATCTCAGCCAGCCCCACAGCCAGCCTATCCTGTCACTAGACGCCTCGTCAGACGGCAGCTCCTATTTCACATCTTCAGCAGATGCAGTGATAGCCAAGCATCTTGTACCAATGCTACCCAAAATCAGCAAAGGGCAGGATTCGTTAGATTCTCGACAAAATACCGGTAGCGATCCGCCACTTATCCCCCAAGCGCTGCCATCTTTCTTGAGTGAGCAAGATGCCGTAAATTCCTCCCTGTCGACTGCATCGCAAGACACAGGGATGCAATACGAAACACACGAAGAGGACTTGTCTGCCCATTTTGCAAAGCATTCTATTAACAAAGCAAGAAAAGAGGACTCTAAGCCAAGTGGGCTATCCTCCATGCTCTCGTCCGACCAGCAATCCCGAGCCAAAAGTACTATGCCATGCCAGCCAATAACCGTACAAGCGCCGTACAAAATAGTCAATACCAAACATGCCGGTCAGCAATCTCTCCGTGTGCGCTCAGATGGCCGACTCATTGTCACCGGTGGTTGGGATGCCCGTATTCGAATCTACAGCAGCAAAACACTCAAGGAGGTGGCAGTATTGAAATGGCATAAGCAAGGTGTCTACGCAGTGGCCTTTTCCCAGATCTTGACAGAGGAAGATTTTAGAAAACAAGACTATGTCAGAGTGTTTGGAGGACAGGCGGAACCGCGAGAAACACAAGTGAAGCTGAAGCATTGGGTTGCTGCGGGAGCTAAAGATGGGAAGATCAGTCTGTGGGAGATGTACTGA
- a CDS encoding ApaH, Diadenosine tetraphosphatase and related serine-threonine protein phosphatase — translation MPGLPSSVDLDECISRLSKKELLAESVVEAICAKTKELLMKESNVVHIRAPVTVVGDIHGQFFDMMEIFKIGGPCPDTNYLFLGDYVDRGLFSVETISLLVCLKLRYPHRVHLIRGNHESRGVTQSYGFYTECSRKYGNANVWHYFTDMFDFLTLSVVINDQIFCVHGGLSPSIHSIDQIKIIDRFREIPHEGPMADLVWSDPDPERDEFSLSPRGAGYTFGAQVVKKFLEVNSMSHILRAHQLCQEGYQILYDDRLSTVWSAPNYCYRCGNMASVLEVSDTGERFFNVFDASPDNDVHRAEQQQQQGKEVTTEYFL, via the exons ATGCCTGGTCTACCGT CTAGCGTGGATCTCGATGAGTGCATCTCGCGCCTGTCCAAGAAGGAGCTGCTCGCCGAGTCGGTGGTCGAGGCGATATGCGCAAAGACAAAAGAGCTGCTCATGAAGGAGAGCAATGTGGTGCATATCAGAGCACCCGTCACTGTTGTTGGTGACATCCATGGTCAGTTCTTCGACATGATGGAAATATTCAAAATTGGTGGGCCATGTCCTGACACCAATTATCTCTTTTTGG GTGATTACGTCGATCGTGGACTCTTCTCGGTCGAAACCATATCGCTCCTCGTGTGTCTCAAGCTCCGATACCCGCACCGCGTCCATCTCATACGCGGCAACCACGAGTCCCGCGGCGTCACACAATCCTATGGCTTCTACACAGAATGCTCGCGCAAATACGGCAATGCCAACGTATGGCATTACTTCACCGACATGTTCGACTTTCTCACCCTCTCCGTTGTCATTAATGACCAGATCTTTTGCGTACACGGCGGCCTGTCACCGTCCATACACTCCATCGACCAAATCAAAATCATAGATCGCTTCCGAGAGATACCCCATGAAGGACCAATGGCAGATTTGGTATGGAGCGACCCAGATCCAGAACGAGACGAGTTCTCGCTCAGCCCGAGAGGCGCAGGCTATACATTCGGCGCTCAGGTCGTCAAGAAGTTTCTTGAAGTCAACTCCATGTCACATATCTTGCGGGCACACCAGCTGTGTCAAGAAGGCTACCAGATCCTCTACGACGATAGACTGAGCACCGTCTGGAGCGCGCCGAATTACTGTTATCGGTGCGGCAACATGGCAAGCGTGCTGGAAGTTAGCGACACGGGAGAACGCTTCTTCAACGTTTTCGATGCAAGCCCTGATAACGATGTCCATCGGGCggagcagcagcaacagcaagGAAAGGAAGTAACGACTGAGTATTTTCTATGA
- a CDS encoding Udk, Uridine kinase has protein sequence MASAGRRTHYEPPWGNASIIGVAGSSGSGKTSLAMAIVASLNLPWVVILSMDSFYKPLTPEQSAAAFRNEFDFDSPDAIDFDILVDRLKDIKSGKVAEVPIYSFQKHARLPKTTTIYSPHVLILEGIFALHDPRVLDLLDLKIFAEADADLCLSRRLVRDVKERGRDIEGCIKQWFGFVKPNFYKYVAPQREIADLIIPRGIENKVAITMVSNQVRQTLRSKSMQHQTELRRLGKIAEDSPLSENAIVLKQTNQVKGMHTLLLNPTTSREDFLFYFDRMVALLIETAADFLPFAPRQVTTPQGTTYQGLKKDAEVSAVVVLRGGSAFETGLRRTIPDCRTGRVLIQTNYRTGEPELHFRALPTNIAEHGLVLVLDPQFSTGAAALMAVRVLVDHGVPENKIVFVTYTAGRVGVNRVLSAFPDIKIVIARLGNDEEARWVETKYLGC, from the exons ATGGCTTCTGCAGGCAGGAGGACACATTACGAACCGCCCTGGGGCAACGCCAGCATCATTGGCGTGGCTGGTAGTTCGGGATCAGGCAAAACATCTTTGGCAATGGCTATAGTGGCCTCTCTCAACTTGCCGTGGGTTGTCATCTTGTCTATG GACTCGTTCTACAAACCCCTGACACCCGAGCAATCTGCCGCGGCATTCCGGAACGAGTTCGATTTTGATTCCCCGGACGCTATAGACTTCGACATTCTAGTCGACCGCTTGAAAGACATCAAGAGCGGCAAAGTTGCTGAAGTGCCTATTTACTCGTTCCAAAAGCACGCTCGTCTTCCCAAGACAACTACAATCTATTCTCCGCATGTTTTGATCCTAGAAGGCATATTCGCCCTGCATGACCCCCGCGTACTTGACCTTCTGGATCTCAAAATCTTCGCAGAGGCCGATGCAGACCTATGCCTCTCCAGACGTCTTGTGCGGGACGTCAAAGAACGAGGTCGCGATATCGAAGGCTGCATCAAGCAGTGGTTTGGCTTTGTTAAGCCAAACTTCTACAAATACGTTGCTCCACAGCGAGAGATAGCCGATCTCATCATCCCGAGAGGCATAGAGAACAAGGTTGCGATTACTATGGTGAGCAACCAGGTTCGACAGACGCTGAGAAGTAAAAGTATGCAGCACCAGACGGAGCTGAGACGTCTGGGTAAGATTGCGGAAGATAGCCCTTTGAGCGAGAATGCGATTGTGCTCAAGCAGACGAATCAGGTCAAAGGAATGCATACGCTGCTCCTGAATCCGACCACGTCGAGGGAAGACTTTCTGTTCTACTTTGACCGCATGGTAGCTCTGCTGATCGAGACTGCGGCGGACTTTTTACCATTTGCGCCGCGCCAGGTCACAACGCCACAGGGTACGACATACCAGGGGCTAAAAAAGGACGCAGAAGTCAGTGCTGTCGTGGTTTTGCGTGGTGGAAGTGCATTCGAGACAGGCCTACGAAGAACAATCCCAGATTGCCGGACGGGCAGAGTTCTGATCCAAACCAACTACAGGACTGGTGAGCCAGAGCTACATTTTCGGGCTCTCCCAACGAACATTGCTGAGCATGGACTGGTCTTGGTTTTGGATCCCCAGTTTTCCACCGGTGCAGCAGCGCTGATGGCAGTCAGAGTGCTTGTCGATCACGGCGTTCCTGAAAACAAGATAGTTTTCGTGACGTATACTGCAGGTCGGGTGGGTGTAAATAGGGTGTTGAGTGCGTTTCCAGACATCAAAATAGTGATTGCGAGGCTAGGAAACGACGAGGAGGCACGGTGGGTGGAGACCAAGTATCTTGGGTGCTGA
- a CDS encoding PlsB, Glycerol-3-phosphate O-acyltransferase: MASSGDNSKSSNPSSPTSEQAPDLSITADDNVYLHAAGYNESPDRGLIHSFARFRSSPLDFLREVSLHFSGTGWRSFDNHIGQPEFYSGFSEDMKGRVLSSPMLLAKVRELAEKRVEVEANEGLLDEHDKREKRRVQIEESLMQVSEGWTDSMICKMESKGFIRGAYYFATQLLTRAYHQGVHVSSEEVLRLRAVAEKAAKNKQSIIFLPCHRSHVDYVSLQIICYRLGISLPTVVAGDNLNFPVVGSFLQHAGAMWIRRSFGDDQLYITLVQAYIDTLMQCGYNLECFVEGGRSRTGKLLPPKFGILSYMLDSVASGRVEDAIICPVSTQYDKVIEVDSYISELLGQPKPKENLMDFLSASSVLSLKLGRVDVRFHEPWSLKTFITQQRERFSKLPQQINTQEDRLRLLRTLGYKVLSDINDVSVVMPTALVGTVLLTLRGRGVGKTELIRRVEWLSDRVRAQGGRVAHFGNLPSSVVVDRALEVLGPGLVGLVPGLPEDTFYAVDRFQLSFYRNMTIHLFIEQSLVSASLYTHVKQGGGPEYQRMSYGDLRAQVHFLSQLFRGEFIFPTEGLDSNLAKTLAGLEKDGVIEITRSTTEADDEVVDYIQLSSAERTQGRENYDFYCFLIWPFIEAAWLGAISLMMLTPPLSSQQSTTETPSAPAPPSPSWLDLKKVQDRAQLLGKTLYHQGDLSYFEAVNKETLKNAYTRFQQEGMVLVTKSKDKTPATIRLADEWVPQRGPKGIVADGALWRFAERISASRREGKNRRDGATVQTRVLGLVDTVGEGLWADAVFDASVLDKSEVGAVEGKARSMRKKGNMAKL; this comes from the exons ATGGCGTCCTCTGGCGATAACAGCAAATCCTCCAATCCGTCCTCTCCCACGTCGGAGCAAGCCCCCGACCTCAGCATAACCGCCGATGACAACGTCTACCTCCACGCAGCCGGCTACAACGAGTCGCCTGACCGAGGCCTCATACACAGCTTCGCGCGCTTCCGCTCCTCGCCGCTCGACTTCTTACGCGAAGTTTCCCTGCATTTTTCTGGCACAGGATGGCGGTCTTTCGATAACCACATCGGACAGCCAGAGTTCTACTCTGGCTTCAGCGAGGATATGAAGGGGCGAGTGCTGAGTAGTCCGATGCTTCTGGCAAAGGTGCGAGAGCTGGCTGAGAAGAGAGTCGAGGTTGAGGCAAATGAGGGATTGCTCGATGAGCATGAtaagagagagaagaggagggtGCAGATCGAGGAGTCGCTCATGCAAGTCAGCGAGGGATGGACCGATTCCATGATCTGCAAGATGGAAAGCAAAGGTTTTATAAGAGGCGCATATTACTTTGCCACACAGCTTCTGACAAGAGCTTACCACCAGGGCGTCCACGTATCGAGCGAAGAAGTCTTGCGCTTGCGCGCTGTAGCTGAGAAAGCCGCCAAAAACAAACAgtccatcatcttcctcCCGTGCCACCGCTCGCACGTTGATTACGTATCCCTCCAAATAATCTGCTACCGACTGGGAATCTCGCTCCCAACTGTCGTAGCAGGCGATAATCTCAACTTTCCCGTCGTCGGTTCTTTTCTCCAGCATGCCGGCGCCATGTGGATACGGAGGAGTTTTGGAGACGATCAGCTCTACATTACGCTGGTGCAGGCATATATCGATACTTTAATGCAGTGCGGTTACAACCTTGAGTGTTTTGTTGAAGGCGGAAGAAGTCGGACGGGCAAGCTCCTGCCGCCGAAATTTGGAATCCTGAGTTACATGTTGGATAGCGTGGCGAGCGGGCGGGTGGAAGACGCCATTATCTGCCCAGTATCAACACAATATGATAAAGTTATCGAGGTTGA CTCCTACATTAGTGAACTCCTAGGCCAACCGAAACCAAAGGAAAATCTCATGGACTTTCTTTCCGCCTCCTCAGTTCTCTCCTTGAAACTTGGCCGCGTAGACGTTCGTTTCCATGAGCCATGGTCTCTAAAGACGTTCATCACCCAACAACGCGAACGCTTCAGCAAGCTGCCCCAGCAAATCAACACACAGGAAGATCGACTACGCCTCCTCCGAACACTAGGCTACAAAGTCTTGTCCGATATCAACGACGTCTCGGTCGTAATGCCCACTGCCCTCGTCGGCACCGTCCTCCTCACTCTCCGCGGCCGTGGTGTAGGCAAAACCGAACTCATCCGCCGTGTAGAGTGGCTCAGCGACCGCGTGCGCGCACAAGGTGGACGTGTTGCACATTTCGGCAATTTACCTAGCAGCGTAGTTGTCGACCGGGCGCTCGAGGTGCTAGGACCCGGGCTTGTTGGACTCGTCCCAGGCCTCCCAGAAGACACATTTTACGCCGTCGACCGCTTCCAACTATCCTTCTACCGAAACATGACCATCCATCTCTTCATCGAACAAAGCCTTGTCAGCGCATCACTGTATACGCACGTGAAGCAGGGCGGTGGACCAGAGTATCAACGCATGTCGTACGGCGACCTGCGCGCCCAAGTTCACTTCCTCTCACAGCTCTTCCGTGGCGAGTTTATCTTCCCAACAGAGGGCCTTGACAGCAACCTCGCAAAAACACTCGCCGGTCTCGAGAAAGACGGCGTCATCGAAATCACACGGTCGACCACTGAAGCCGATGACGAAGTCGTTGATTACATCCAGCTCTCCTCTGCCGAGCGCACCCAGGGGCGAGAAAACTACGACTTCTACTGCTTCCTAATCTGGCCATTCATCGAGGCCGCGTGGCTGGGTGCTATCAGTCTGATGATGCTTACGCCACCTCTATCATCACAACAATCAACCACGGAAACACCATCGGCGCCAGCACCTCCATCACCATCCTGGCTCGACCTCAAAAAAGTCCAAGACCGCGCACAACTCCTAGGCAAAACCCTCTACCACCAAGGCGACCTTTCCTACTTCGAAGCCGTAAACAAGGAAACGCTTAAGAACGCTTACACGCGCTTCCAGCAAGAAGGCATGGTGCTCGTTACCAAATCCAAGGATAAGACCCCTGCTACCATACGCTTGGCGGATGAGTGGGTGCCGCAGAGGGGCCCCAAAGGTATCGTGGCCGATGGCGCGTTGTGGCGGTTTGCAGAAAGGATTAGTGCGAGTCGGCGCGAGGGCAAGAATAGGAGGGATGGCGCGACGGTGCAGACGAGGGTGTTGGGGTTGGTGGATACAGTGGGTGAGGGCCTTTGGGCGGATGCCGTTTTTGATGCTAGTGTGTTGGATAAGAGTGAGGTTGGGGCTGTGGAGGGTAAGGCAAGGAGTATGCGCAAGAAGGGGAATATGGCGAAGCTTTGA
- a CDS encoding CTLH domain containing protein codes for MSSSTVSVSAATPTQHSFQRKVDDIKLSKTDINFVIMDYLVSEGYPRAAEKFAKEANIQLPLEEESILARVEIRRAIHAGDIDTAITKINDLNPQILDTDPALHFALLRLQLIELIRACTSAVTPDMTPAITPALNFASSQLAPRAATNPDFLKDLELTMSLLIFLPAPSGELQKELKELLEPSLRRNVASKVNEAILTSMGASGEARMRRLVRLRQWSESKARAAGKDIPPNLPLGLQEADERPANGNSEAADVMVQ; via the exons ATG AGCTCATCCACCGTTTCTGTGTCGGCTGCTACGCCGACGCAACATTCCTTCCAAAGGAAGGTTGATGACATCAAGCTGTCAAAGAC GGACATCAACTTTGTCATCATGGACTACCTGGTCAGTGAAGGCTACCCTCGAGCAGCGGAAAAGTTCGCCAAAGAAGCCAACATCCAACTACCTCTTGAAGAGGAGTCCATTCTTGCCCGCGTAGAAATACGCCGGGCTATTCACGCTGGTGATATTGATACAGCTATCACTAAGATCAATGATCTGAATCCCCAG ATTCTGGACACAGACCCTGCCTTACACTTCGCGTTGCTCCGCCTACAGCTCATCGAGCTCATTCGGGCGTGCACGTCTGCTGTTACCCCAGATATGACCCCTGCTATCACCCCCGCACTCAACTTCGCTTCGTCTCAACTCGCTCCTCGTGCAGCCACGAATCCAGACTTTCTGAAGGATCTCGAGCTTACAATGTCATTGCTCATCTTCCTCCCCGCACCATCCGGGGAGCTACAAAAGGAGCTCAAAGAGTTGCTCGAGCCCTCGCTTCGTCGAAATGTCGCAAGCAAGGTCAATGAAGCGATACTCACGAGTATGGGGGCATCTGGAGAGGCTCGCATGAGGAGGCTAGTACGCTTGCGACAATGGTCAGAGTCAAAGGCACGAGCGGCCGGAAAGGATATCCCTCCCAATCTTCCTCTGGGTTTGCAAGAGGCTGATGAGAGGCCTGCCAATGGGAATAGTGAGGCTGCCGACGTTATGGTGCAGTAG
- a CDS encoding C6 zinc finger domain containing protein yields the protein MTGTATPPSNNDSPGSKPLPTRKRASDATPEDKPKRTRTGCLTCRERHLKCDESKPTCHNCLKSQRECNWGKKLNFLDTTCEKNAYIIPQGIDYQVAFMDESRTIASEYVGGREMYPVEDVDSHSHLSVANNGFDMGPPAASRQHIPQIQGIAQESYQQAQINYNFDQQRTQQQQQQHARSMSNYSNGPTPSSYTMEHSASPGAMPKRDYLKTQEEVLYMQVFVEEIGIWMDSMDAHKHFSRLLPFHALNEPMLLHAFLACGARHLALVNPKYSEEKALHYYDVATRDLLHSLQDPDRDTILCATTAVILNVYEIMGERALQRMNHIAGARALIKECRWNARSTGIGAACFWLNVGMEILSCLHFNWQVAWDPDEWGIEMDFTPETESGKEEVWTHRILYVVARICNFRASIPRNQDIARQTLQERHNEWLRLKDMADRWNDNIPRTMHPMAYLYPGQTISGSAFPEVWLIKRASIIARLFYHTSMVLLAQINPIQGPSEPEMWAMLEQNSKFVCGISAHVKDRGVASVALRSLAIAAEPLTDRREQEEVLQIFDKIRQETGWRVGFVNTELKQKWVQQQMPQVSMAPAPVPRRPTGFGNPLLVADFSMPQHPYQTHYVPANIVQQQHPPTLLQPPLNGVNGYGGQHFF from the exons ATGACGGGCACCGCTACACCACCATCCAACAATGATTCGCCCGGAAGCAAGCCATTGCCCACTAGAAAGAGAGCCAGCGATGCAACGCCCGAGGACAAACCCAAGAGGACGCGCACTGGCTGCCTGACATGCCGAGAACGCCATTTGAAATGCGACGAGAGCAAGCCAACCTGCCATAATTGCCTCAAGTCGCAGCGCGAGTGCAACTGGGGCAAGAAACTCAATTTCCTCGATACCACATGCGAGAAAAACGCATACATAATACCACAAGGCATAGACTACCAGGTAGCCTTCATGGACGAATCGAGGACTATCGCATCTGAATATGTGGGTGGTCGAGAAATGTATCCGGTAGAGGATGTGGACTCGCACTCGCACCTGTCCGTGGCTAACAACGGATTCGACATGGGCCCACCAGCAGCGTCGCGTCAGCACATCCCCCAAATACAGGGCATCGCACAAGAGTCCTATCAGCAGGCCCAAATCAACTACAACTTTGATCAACAGCGGacacagcagcagcagcaacaacacGCGCGATCCA TGTCCAACTACTCAAACGGCCCCACACCATCCTCCTACACAATGGAACACTCGGCGAGCCCAGGGGCCATGCCAAAGCGTGACTACCTCAAAACTCAAGAAGAGGTACTGTATATGCAGGTCTTTGTTGAAGAGATTGGCATATGGATGGACAGCATGGATGCCCACAAGCACTTTTCGCGTTTGCTACCCTTCCATGCGCTCAACGAACCTATGCTACTGCACGCCTTCCTCGCATGCGGTGCACGCCATCTAGCTCTTGTTAACCCCAAGTACAGTGAAGAGAAGGCACTCCATTACTACGATGTCGCCACACGCGATCTATTGCACTCATTGCAGGACCCCGACCGTGACACCATTCTCTGCGCAACCACCGCTGTCATTCTCAACGTTTACGAAATCATGGGTGAGCGCGCGCTACAACGGATGAACCACATTGCGGGAGCTCGAGCCCTGATCAAGGAATGTCGCTGGAATGCTAGGTCTACTGGCATCGGAGCCGCATGCTTCTGGTTGAATGTAGGCATGGAGATTTTGAGCTGTCTGCACTTCAATTGGCAGGTCGCTTGGGACCCAGATGAATGGGGCATTGAAATGGACTTTACACCCGAGACCGAGTCTGGCAAGGAAGAAGTCTGGACACACCGTATACTGTATGTTGTGGCGAGGATCTGTAATTTCCGCGCTTCGATACCGCGGAACCAAGATATCGCGAGACAGACCCTCCAAGAACGACACAACGAATGGCTTCGGCTCAAAGACATGGCTGACAGATGGAACGACAACATACCGCGCACTATGCATCCAATGGCTTACCTGTACCCGGGACAGACGATATCCGGATCAGCCTTCCCCGAAGTCTGGCTGATCAAGAGAGCATCGATCATTGCGCGGCTCTTTTACCACACTTCCATGGTCTTGCTAGCGCAGATCAACCCAATCCAGGGGCCGAGCGAGCCTGAGATGTGGGCTATGCTAGAGCAAAATTCCAAATTCGTTTGCGGCATTAGCGCACATGTTAAGGATCGTGGCGTCGCTAGTGTAGCGCTCCGATCACTTGCAATTGCTGCTGAGCCTCTAACAGATCGACGAGAACAAGAGGAGGTACTTCAGATCTTCGACAAGATCCGTCAAGAGACAGGCTGGCGAGTTGGTTTTGTCAACACGGAGCTGAAGCAGAAATGGG TCCAGCAACAGATGCCGCAAGTGTCAATGGCACCGGCTCCAGTACCAAGACGGCCAACGGGCTTTGGTAACCCACTCTTAGTGGCAGACTTTAGTATGCCACAACATCCCTACCAGACACATTACGTACCGGCGAACATTGTCCAGCAACAGCATCCACCGACATTACTCCAGCCACCACTAAATGGTGTCAACGGATATGGTGGACAACATTTCTTCTAG